In one window of Episyrphus balteatus chromosome 3, idEpiBalt1.1, whole genome shotgun sequence DNA:
- the LOC129917013 gene encoding myosin-VIIa yields MVIVTRGDYIWIEPVSGREFDVAIGARVISAEGRRIQVRDDDGDEVWLAPERRIKAMHASSVQGVEDMISLGDLHEAGILRNLLIRYKENLIYTYTGSILVAVNPYQILPIYTGEQIKLYKERKIGELPPHIFAIGDNAYAHMKRFRQDQCIVISGESGAGKTESTKLILQYLAAISGKHSWIEQQILEANPILEAFGNAKTVRNDNSSRFGKYIDIHFSGNGVIEGAKIEQYLLEKSRIVSQNHSERNYHIFYCILAGLSADEKRRLDLGVSADYRYLTGGNCITCEGRDDTAEFSDIRSAMKVLLFSDNEIWEIIKLLAALLHCGNIKYKATVVDNLDATEIPEHINVERVASLLGLPINPLIDALTRRTLFAHGETVVSTLSRDQSVDVRDAFVKGIYGRLFVHIVKKINAAIYKPRATSRNAIGVLDIFGFENFDQNSFEQFCINYANENLQQFFVQHIFKLEQEEYNHEAINWQHIEFVDNQDALDLIAIKQLNIMALVDEEARFPKGTDQTMLAKLHKTHGTHKNYLKPKSDINTSFGLNHFAGVVFYDTRGFLEKNRDTFSPDLLHLVSQSSNKFLRQIFANDIDMGAETRKRTPTLSTQFKKSLDALMKTLSSCQPFFIRCIKPNEVKKPMLFDRGLCCRQLRYSGMMETIRIRRAGYPIRHGFREFVERYRFLIPGVPPAHRTDCQRATMRICSIVLGKSDYQLGHTKVFLKDAHDLFLEQERDRVLTRKILILQRTIRGWVYRRRFLRMRYAAIMIQKHWKGYAQRKRYKLMVQGYMRLQALIRSRVLSHRFRQLRARVTGLQCHCRGFLVRREYGHKMWAIITIQSYVRRMIAMRKYRKLKGEYKQFAEVLHLRKLEEQKLKHQGNKHAKEIAEQHYRERLKELERHEMEVEMEERRRVEVKKNIINDAARKQDEPVDDGKLVEAMFDFLPDSSSEAPTPHGGRETSVFQDLPHGNHLNNDDIITPMHVSEDEEDLSEFKFIKFAATYFQGNTNHQYSRKPLKHPLLPLHTQGDQLAAQALWITILRFTGDLPEPRYHTMDRDNTSVMSKVTATLGRNFIRSKEFQEAQLMGLDPEAFLKQKPRSIRHKLVSLTLKRKNKLGEDVRRRLQDEEYTADSYQSWLESRPTSNLEKLHFIIGHGILRAELRDEIYCQICKQLSNNPSKSSHARGWILLSLCVGCFAPSEKFVNYLRAFIREGPPGYAPYCEERLKRTFNNGTRNQPPSWLELQATKSKKPIMLPITFMDGNTKTLLADSATTARELCNQLSDKITLMDQFGFSLYIALFDKVSSLGSGGDHVMDAISQCEQYAKEQGAQERNAPWRLFFRKEIFAPWHDPTNDQVATNLIYQQVVRGVKFGEYRCDKEDDLAMIAAQQYFIEYGTDMSMERLFTLLPNFIPDFCLTGVEKAIDRWAALVLQAYKKSYYVKEKVGSLKIKEDIVSYAKYKWPLLFSRFYEAYRNSGPNLPKNDVIIAVNWTGVYVVDDQEQVLLELSFPEITAVSSQKTNKVFTQTFSLSTVRGEEFTFQSPNAEDIRDLVVYFLDGLKKRSRYVIAIQDYRAPQDGSSFLSFLKGDLIILEDESTGDAVLNNGWCIGRCDRSQERGDFPAETVYVLPTLSKPPPDILALFNVEEAHHGRRLSMVSNGVTDPRDRPHTLMEYALDHFRLPPKRTMSKTLTLGSKRGSEEIWRYSREPIKLPLLRKLQSKEELAEEACFAFAAILKYMGDLPSKRPRMGNEITDHIFDAPLKHEILRDEIYCQIMKQLTDNRNRTSEDRGWELMWLATGLFACSQSLLKELLIFLRSRRHPISQDSMHRLQKTIRNGQRKYPPHQVEVEAIQHKTTQIFHKVYFPDDTDEAFEVDSSTRAKDFCHNISQRLTLRTSEGFSLFVKIADKVISVPEGDFFFDFVRHLTDWIKKARPIRDGSNPQFTYQVFFMKKLWTNTVPGKDRNADLIFHYHQELPKLLRGYHKCSREEAAKLAALVYRVRFGENKQELQAIPQMLRELVPSDITKMQSSNEWKRAIVASYNQDGGMSSEDAKVAFLKIVYRWPTFGSAFFEVKQTTEPNYPEMLLIAINKHGVSLINPITKDILVTHPFTRISNWSSGNTYFHMTIGNLVRGSKLLCETSLGYKMDDLLTSYISLMLTNMNKNRTIRAN; encoded by the exons ATGGTTATAGTAACACGA GGTGACTACATCTGGATCGAACCCGTATCGGGCAGGGAATTCGATGTAGCCATTGGAGCTCGTGTTATCTCAGCAGAGGGACGTCGCATTCAGGTGCGTGACGATGATGGAGATGAAGTATGGCTGGCGCCCGAGAGACGCATCAAGGCGATGCATGCGTCATCGGTACAGGGTGTGGAGGATATGATATCATTAGGAGATCTTCATGAAGCTGGTATCCTAAGGAATCTATTAATTCGTTATAAGGAAAATTTAATATAC ACCTACACAGGTTCTATTCTAGTAGCTGTGAATCCTTACCAAATTCTACCAATCTACACGGGTGAACAAATAAAACTCTACAAAGAACGTAAAATCGGTGAACTACCGCCACATATATTCGCTATTGGCGACAATGCCTACGCTCATATGAAACGCTTTCGTCAAGATCAATGTATTGTTATATCGGGTGAATCGGGAGCTGGCAAGACTGAAAGTACTAAGCTGATATTACAATATTTAGCAGCAATAAGTGGTAAACATTCATGGATTGAACAACAGATATTAGAAGCTAATCCAATATTGGAAGCTTTTGGTAATGCTAAGACTGTTCGCAATGATAATTCATCAAG gtttggaAAATATATAGATATACATTTTAGTGGAAATGGTGTCATAGAGGGTGCTAAAATAGAAcaatatttattagaaaaatctCGAATAGTCTCACAAAATCATAGTGAACGTAATTATCATATATTTTATTGTATATTGGCTGGATTGTCAGCAGATGAAAAACGACGACTGGATTTGGGTGTTTCTGCTGATTATAG GTACTTAACTGGTGGTAATTGCATAACATGCGAAGGACGTGATGACACAGCCGAATTCTCTGACATTCGATCCGCCATGAAAGTCCTCCTCTTTTCCGACAATGAAATTTGGGAAATAATCAAACTCCTAGCCGCACTCCTTCACTGTggcaatataaaatacaaagcCACAGTTGTCGATAATTTAGATGCCACAGAAATTCCCGAACACATTAACGTCGAACGTGTCGCTTCCCTCCTAGGTCTACCCATTAACCCACTAATAGATGCCCTAACTAGGAGAACACTTTTTGCTCATGGTGAAACCGTAGTATCTACATTATCTAGAGATCAATCTGTCGATGTACGAGACGCTTTTGTCAAAGGCATATACGGCCGTCTATTTGTtcatatagtaaaaaaaataaacgcagCAATTTACAAACCCCGAGCCACATCCCGCAATGCTATCGGCGTATTAGATATTTTTGGCTTTGAAAATTTCGATCAAAATAGCTTTGAGCAATTTTGCATTAACTATGCCAATGaaaatttgcaacaatttttcgTCCAACATATATTTAAGTTAGAACAAGAGGAATACAATCATGAAGCTATCAATTGGCAGCACATTGAATTTGTCGACAATCAAGATGCCTTGGACTTGATTGCCATCAAGCAGTTAAATATCATGGCTCTGGTCGATGAGGAAGCACGTTTTCCCAAAGGTACAGATCAAACGATGTTAGCTAAATTGCACAAAACCCATGGCACGcacaaaaactatttgaaaCCCAAGTCCGATATAAATACAAGCTTCGGATTGAATCACTTTGCTGGAGTGGTATTTTACGATACACGAGGATTCCTCGAAAAAAATCGGGACACTTTTAGTCCGGATTTATTGCATTTAGTAAGTCAGTCTTCGAATAAGTTCCTAAGGCAGATTTTCGCCAATGACATTGATATGGGTGCTGAAACACGCAAACGAACACCCACTTTGTCGACGCAATTTAAAAAGAGCTTAGATGCTCTAATGAAGACTTTGAGCTCGTGTCAGCCATTTTTCATACGGTGCATTAAGCCGAATGAGGTTAAGAAACCGATGCTTTTTGATAGAGGTTTATGCTGCAGGCAGTTGAGATATTCGGGAATGATGGAGACGATAAGAATTCGGCGAGCTGGTTATCCGATTCGTCATGGATTTAGAGAGTTTGTGGAACGTTACCGTTTTTTGATACCCGGGGTTCCGCCAGCTCATCGAACAGACTGTCAAAGAGCTACGATGCGGATATGTTCAATAGTCTTGGGGAAATCGGATTATCAACTGGGACACACGAAGGTATTTCTAAAAGACGCAcatgatttgtttttggaacAAGAACGTGATCGAGTTTTGACACGGAAGATTCTGATCTTACAGCGAACGATAAGAGGTTGGGTTTATCGGAGGCGTTTCTTGAGAATGAGATATGCCGCTATAATGATCCAGAAACACTGGAAAGGTTATGCTCAACGTAAACGCTATAAGCTTATGGTGCAAGGGTATATGCGTTTGCAGGCACTCATAAGATCTCGAGTGTTGAGTCATCGTTTTCGACAGCTTCGAGCTCGAGTTACCGGCCTACAGTGTCACTGTCGTGGGTTTTTGGTTCGTCGGGAATACGGACATAAAATGTGGGCAATCATTACAATACAATCTTATGTCCGTCGGATGATTGCAATGAGGAAGTATAGAAAACTTAAAGGAGAGTATAAGCAATTTGCAGAGGTTTTGCATCTTCGAAAGTTGGAAGAACAAAAATTGAAGCATCAAGGTAATAAACATGCAAAAGAAATTGCTGAACAACATTATCGGGAAAGGCTTAAGGAGCTGGAACGTCATGAAATGGAAGTGGAAATGGAAGAGAGGCGAAGAGTTGAAGTGAAGAAGAATATTATTAATGATGCTGCAAGGAAACAGGATGAACCAGTTGATGATGGGAAATTAGTGGAAGCAATGTTTGATTTTCTTCCGGATTCAAGTAGTGAAGCACCAACACCTCATGGGGGACGGGAGACTTCGGTGTTTCAAGATCTTCCACATGGCAATCACCTTAATAATGAT gatATTATCACTCCAATGCATGTTTCTGAAGACGAAGAAGACTTATCCGAGTTCAAGTTCATCAAATTCGCTGCAACATATTTCCAAGGCAACACTAATCATCAGTATTCGAGGAAACCTCTGAAACATCCTCTGCTTCCTCTTCACACACAAGGAGACCAATTGGCTGCACAAGCTTTGTGGATCACTATTCTTCGATTTACAGGTGATCTTCCAGAGCCTAGATATCATACAATGGACAGGGATAACACTTCTGTAATGTCAAAGGTTACTGCTACTTTAGGGCGAAATTTCATTAGGAGTAAG GAATTCCAAGAAGCTCAATTAATGGGCTTAGATCCTGAAGctttcttaaaacaaaagccTCGATCTATTCGCCACAAGTTAGTTTCTCTGACACTTAAGCGAAAGAACAAACTTGGTGAAGATGTACGTCGACGTTTACAAGACGAAGAATACACAGCCGATAGCTACCAATCATGGCTAGAGTCAAGACCCACATCTAATTTGGAAAAACTACATTTCATCATTGGTCATGGTATTTTAAGAGCTGAGTTGCGAGATGAAATTTACTGTCAAATTTGCAAACAACTTAGCAATAATCCATCGAAATCATCTCACGCTCGTGGATGGATTCTTCTGTCACTTTGCGTTGGTTGTTTTGCTCCGTCGGAGAAGTTTGTCAATTATTTGCGAGCATTTATTCGAGAAGGTCCTCCAGGATACGCACCATATTGTGAAGAAAGACTGAAGAGAACCTTCAATAATGGAACTCGCAATCAGCCTCCGTCGTGGTTGGAACTTCAAGCGACCAAATCGAAGAAACCCATCATGTTACCGATCACTTTTATGGATGGCAATACTAAAACACTGTTGGCCGATTCGGCAACAACAGCTCGGGAGCTTTGCAATCAGCTTTCGGATAAAATTACTTTGATGGATCAATTTGGATTCTCATTGTATATAGCTTTGTTTGATAAAGTTTCATCGCTGGGATCAGGTGGTGATCATGTTATGGATGCTATTTCACAATGTGAGCAATATGCTAAAGAACAAGGAGCTCAAGAAAGGAACGCCCCCTGGCGGTTGTTCTTCCGCAAAGAGATTTTTGCACCCTGGCATGATCCAACAAACGATCAGGTGGCGACTAATTTGATTTATCAACAAGTTGTACGTGGTGTTAAATTTGGCGAATATCGATGTGACAAGGAAGATGATTTGGCAATGATAGCCGCACAACAGTATTTTATTGAATACGGGACAGATATGTCAATGGAGAGATTATTTACTCTTCTACCAAATTTTATACCAGATTTTTGCCTGACAGGTGTAGAAAAGGCTATTGATCGATGGGCTGCTTTAGTGCTGCAAGCGTACAAGAAAAGCTATTATGTTAAGGAGAAAGTCGGGTCGTTGAAGATTAAAGAAGATATTGTGAGTTATGCAAAGTATAAATGGCCGTTGCTGTTCTCGAGGTTCTATGAGGCTTATAg GAACTCTGGTCCGAATCTCCCGAAGAATGACGTCATCATAGCAGTTAACTGGACTGGTGTCTACGTAGTTGATGATCAGGAACAAGTTCTCCTAGAACTGTCATTCCCCGAGATAACAGCGGTCTCAAGTCAAAAAACGAACAAAGTCTTTACACAAACTTTTAGCTTGTCTACAGTTCGAGGGGAGGAGTTTACCTTCCAAAGTCCAAATGCTGAAGATATCCGAGATTTAGTTGTGTATTTCTTGGACGGACTAAAGAAGAG ATCTCGTTATGTGATCGCTATACAAGATTACCGTGCTCCTCAAGATGGTTCGTCATTCTTATCATTCCTCAAGGGTGATTTGATAATACTCGAAGATGAGTCAACTGGTGATGCAGTTCTAAATAATGGTTGGTGTATCGGTCGTTGTGATCGTAGTCAAGAGCGAGGAGATTTCCCCGCCGAAACGGTTTATGTTCTACCGACACTTAGCAAACCACCGCCAGATATTTTAGCTCTGTTCAATGTTGAAGAAGCACATCATGGTCGTCGTTTGAGTATGGTTTCGAATGGTGTAACTGATCCTCGTGATAGACCTCATACTCTCATGGAGTATGCCTTAGATCATTTCCGTCTTCCACCAAAACGAACAATGTCTAAAACCTTGACTCTAGGTTCGAAACGAGGTAGTGAAGAAATCTGGCGTTATTCTCGAGAACCCATCAAGTTGCCACTTTTGAGAAAGTTACAAAGCAAAGAAGAACTTGCTGAAGAAGCTTGTTTCGCATTTGCTGCGATTCTAAAATACATGGGTGATCTTCCGTCAAAACGTCCTCGAATGGGCAATGAGATCACCGATCATATATTTGATGCTCCGTTGAAACATGAAATTTTGCGTGACGAGATTTACTGCCAAATTATGAAACAGCTAACAGACAATCGTAATAGGACGTCAGAAGATCGTGGTTGGGAACTAATGTGGCTTGCGACAGGTTTATTTGCCTGTAGTCAGAGTCTCCTCAAGGAACTTCTAATATTCCTCCGTTCGCGACGTCATCCCATTTCTCAGGACTCAATGCATCGACTTCAGAAGACTATCCGAAACGGTCAGCGGAAGTATCCACCACATCAAGTTGAAGTCGAAGCAATACAGCACAAAACCACACAGATCTTCCATAAAGTCTATTTTCCCGATGATACTGATGAAGCTTTTGAAGTTGATTCATCGACACGCGCCAAAGACTTCTGCCACAATATATCACAACGATTGACACTAAGAACCAGCGAAGGATTTAGTTTGTTTGTGAAAATTGCCGACAAGGTGATATCGGTGCCAGAAggtgatttcttttttgattttgttcgcCATCTGACGGATTGGATTAAGAAAGCTAGGCCAATTAGAGATGGTTCGAATCCGCAGTTTACTTATCAAGTGTTCTTTATGAAGAAATTATGGACTAACACGGTGCCAGGGAAGGATAGAAATGCCGATTTGATATTTCATTATCATCAGGAATTGCCAAAGCTATTGCGTGGTTATCATAAGTGTTCGAGGGAAGAGGCGGCCAAATTGGCAGCGTTGGTTTATCGAGTGAGATTTGGAGAGAATAAGCAAGAGTTACAAGCGATACC aCAAATGCTTCGAGAACTTGTGCCGTCAGATATAACAAAAATGCAAAGCTCAAACGAATGGAAAAGAGCAATTGTTGCTTCATACAATCAAGATGGAGGCATGAGTTCTGAAGATGCTAAAGTggcgtttttgaaaattgtttataG ATGGCCAACATTTGGATCGGCATTTTTCGAAGTTAAACAAACAACAGAACCAAATTATCCAGAAATGCTTTTAATAGCAATAAATAAGCATGGTGTTAGTTTAATAAATCCCATAACTAag GACATTCTTGTAACACATCCATTTACACGCATCTCGAATTGGTCATCTGGCAACACCTATTTCCATATGACAATAGGTAATCTAGTTCGAGGCTCGAAATTACTGTGCGAAACGTCACTTGGCTATAAAATGGATGATCTATTAACTTCATACATTTCACTGATGCTAACCAATATGAATAAAAATCGGACAATACGAGCAAattag